In Antechinus flavipes isolate AdamAnt ecotype Samford, QLD, Australia chromosome 3, AdamAnt_v2, whole genome shotgun sequence, a genomic segment contains:
- the LOC127556868 gene encoding zinc finger protein 829-like isoform X2, translating into MAQPRAGAGLMSLDCIQAGSLEEDGTSIRVLLGLGEEAVTFRDVALDFTWDEWERLSDAQRELYREVMLENYRNLVSLGLPGPKPDLISWLEGEQESHTWDSLGYAAGSPSLSEGEHPRGQLGASEWSSPAGLFCVAILEALEGAAWDTNLKDLESPERQGVGPEEMSVEGVPGHILRNKAFVGGPIQEIRVWQQLQNLAGEIPKKLISQQSDLRQLILDPKTLLEQRDHDHGDMGQEIHRNLCRPKVSSSENDVEDLPGLIQPPSLCKIEKSWNCEEFEKTCNQNAGMIPRQRIRMRGKTEKSKQCGKNFQEISHLKEGQRIQTREKPYVCKDCGKSFAQYSYFINHERTHNRDRPYECKECGKTFNWNSYLIGHQRIHTGEKPYECKGCGKAFSHSSALIAHQRVHTEEKPYKCKECGKAFKWKSGLHQHQRIHTGEKPYQCQDCGKAFNWKTPLIQHQRIHTGEKPYKCGECGKAFSQNSALIVHKTIHSGEKPFQCKECGKAFHLNSHLIQHQRIHTGEKPYECNECGKAFSQSSSLIIHQRMHNGEKPYQCKECGKAFSRSSSLFEHHRVHTGERPFKCKACGKAFNRNSYLIQHQNSHWTETLEA; encoded by the exons ATGGCCCAGCCGCGGGCCGGCGCAG GCCTGATGTCTCTTGATTGTATCCAAGCAGGGAGCCTGGAGGAGGATGGAACATCCATCCGGGTCCTGTTGGGCCTAGGAGAG GAGGCGGTGACCTTCAGGGATGTGGCCTTGGACTTCACCTGGGACGAGTGGGAACGCCTGAGCGATGCTCAGAGGGAGCTCTACAGGGAagtgatgctggagaactacaGGAACCTGGTCTCCCTGG GGCTTCCTGGTCCCAAGCCAGACCTCATCTCCTGGTTGGAGGGAGAGCAAGAGTCACATACATGGGATTCGTTGGGATATGCTGCTGGGAGCCCCTCCTTGTCTGAAG GTGAACATCCCAGGGGTCAGTTAGGAGCCAGTGAATGGAGCAGCCCGGCTGGTCTCTTCTGTGTGGCCATCTTGGAAGCCCTGGAGGGTGCAG cTTGGGATACTAACCTCAAGGACCTGGAGTCACCTGAAAGGCAAGGTGTGGGACCAGAAGAGATGTCAGTGGAAGGAGTCCCTGGCCACATTCTCAGGAACAAAGCCTTTGTGGGAGGCCCCATCCAAGAGATTAGAGTATGGCAACAATTGCAAAATCTGGCAGGAGAGATCCCGAAGAAGCTCATTTCCCAGCAAAGCGATCTCAGGCAATTGATTCTGGACCCAAAAACTCTTCTTGAGCAAAGAGACCATGACCATGGTGACATGGGCCAAGAAATCCACAGGAACCTGTGCAGGCCCAAGGTGTCAAGCAGTGAGAATGACGTTGAGGATCTTCCAGGCCTGATTCAACCCCCAAGTCTGTGTAAGATTGAGAAATCCTGGAATTGTGAGGAGTTTGAAAAGACTTGCAACCAGAATGCAGGGATGATCCCCCGGCAGAGAATTCGCATGAGAGGGAAAACTGAGAAATCGAAGCAGTGTGGGAAAAACTTCCAGGAAATCTCTCACCTTAAAGAAGGCCAGAGAATTCAGACTAGAGAGAAACCTTATGTATGTAAAGACTGTGGCAAGTCTTTTGCCCAGTATTCTTACTTTATTAATCACGAAAGGACGCATAATCGAGACCGACCATATGAATGTAAGGAATGTGGGAAGACCTTCAACTGGAACTCATACCTCATTGGCcaccagagaattcacactggagagaagccttatgaatgtaagggctgtggaaaagccttcagccaTAGCTCAGCCCTTATCGCCCATCAGAGAGTTCACACTGAggagaaaccctataaatgtaaagAATGCGGGAAAGCCTTCAAATGGAAGTCAGGTCTCCatcaacatcagagaattcacactggggagaaaccttatcaGTGTCAGGATTGTGGGAAGGCTTTCAACTGGAAGACACCCCTCATtcagcatcagagaattcacaccggcgaaaagccttataaatgtggtgaatgtgggaaggccttcagcCAAAACTCAGCTCTTATTGTACATAAGACtattcattctggagagaaaccGTTTCAGTGTAAGGAGTGTGGGAAGGCCTTTCACTTGAATTCACACCTCAtacaacatcagagaattcacactggagagaaaccctacgAATGTAacgaatgtgggaaagctttcagcCAAAGCTCGTCCCTCATTATACATCAGAGAATGCACAATGGGGAGAAACCTTATCAGTGCAAGGAGTGTGGGAAAGCTTTCAGCAGGAGCTCATCCCTTTTTGAACACCACAGAGTTCATACCGGAGAGAGACCCTTTAAATGTAAGGCATGTGGGAAGGCCTTTAACAGAAATTCCTATCTCATTCAGCATCAGAATTCTCACTGGACAGAGACCTTAGAAGCATAA
- the LOC127556868 gene encoding zinc finger protein 383-like isoform X1: MAQPRAGAGLMSLDCIQAGSLEEDGTSIRVLLGLGEEAVTFRDVALDFTWDEWERLSDAQRELYREVMLENYRNLVSLGLPGPKPDLISWLEGEQESHTWDSLGYAAGSPSLSEGEHPRGQLGASEWSSPAGLFCVAILEALEGAAWDTNLKDPESPERQGVGPEEMSVEGVPGHVLRNKAFVGGPIQEIRVWQQLQNLAGEIPKKLISQQSDLRQLILDPKTLLEQRDHDHGDMGQEIHRSLCRPKVSSSENDVEDLPGLIQPPSLCKIEKSWNCEEFEKTSNQNAGMIPRQRIRMRGKTEKSKQCGKNFQEISHLKEGQRIQTREKPYICKYCGKSFAQYSYFINHERTHNRDRPYECKECGKTFNWNSYLIGHQRIHTGEKPYECKGCGKAFSHSSALIAHQRVHTEEKPYQCKDCGKAFKWKSGLIQHQRIHTGEKPYHCQECGKTFGQSSALIAHQSIHSEEKFYKCRECGKAFNWKSPLVQHQRIHTGEKPYKCGECGKAFSQNSALIVHKSSHTGEKPYECMECGKAFHWNSYLIQHQRIHTGEKPYECKECGRAFSQSSALTVHQRIHTGERPYQCKECGKAFSRSSALIEHSKIHTGEKPYKCKECGKSFNRKSHLVRHQRSHWREV, encoded by the exons ATGGCCCAGCCGCGGGCCGGCGCAG GCCTGATGTCTCTTGATTGTATCCAAGCAGGGAGCCTGGAGGAGGATGGAACATCCATCCGGGTCCTGTTGGGCCTAGGAGAG GAGGCGGTGACCTTCAGGGATGTGGCCTTGGACTTCACCTGGGACGAGTGGGAACGCCTGAGCGATGCTCAGAGGGAGCTCTACAGGGAagtgatgctggagaactacaGGAACCTGGTCTCCCTGG GGCTTCCTGGTCCCAAGCCAGACCTCATCTCCTGGTTGGAGGGAGAGCAAGAGTCACATACATGGGATTCGTTGGGATATGCTGCTGGGAGCCCCTCCTTGTCTGAAGGTGAACATCCCAGGGGTCAGTTAGGAGCCAGTGAATGGAGCAGCCCGGCTGGTCTCTTCTGTGTGGCCATATTGGAAGCCCTGGAGGGTGCAG cTTGGGATACTAACCTCAAGGACCCGGAGTCACCTGAAAGGCAAGGTGTGGGACCAGAAGAGATGTCAGTGGAAGGAGTCCCTGGCCACGTTCTCAGGAACAAAGCCTTTGTGGGAGGTCCCATCCAAGAGATTAGGGTATGGCAACAATTGCAAAATCTGGCAGGAGAGATCCCGAAGAAGCTCATTTCCCAGCAAAGCGATCTCAGGCAATTGATTCTGGACCCAAAAACTCTTCTTGAGCAAAGAGACCATGACCATGGTGACATGGGCCAAGAAATCCACAGGAGCCTGTGCAGGCCCAAGGTGTCAAGCAGTGAGAATGACGTTGAGGATCTTCCAGGCCTGATTCAACCCCCAAGTCTGTGTAAGATTGAGAAATCCTGGAATTGTGAGGAGTTTGAAAAGACTTCCAACCAGAATGCAGGGATGATCCCCCGGCAGAGAATTCGCATGAGAGGGAAAACTGAGAAATCGAAGCAGTGTGGGAAAAACTTCCAGGAAATCTCTCACCTTAAAGAAGGCCAGAGAATTCAGACTAGAGAGAAACCTTACATATGTAAGTACTGTGGCAAGTCTTTTGCCCAGTATTCTTACTTTATTAATCATGAAAGGACGCATAATCGAGACCGACCATATGAATGTAAGGAATGTGGGAAGACCTTCAACTGGAACTCATACCTCATTGGCcaccagagaattcacactggagagaagccttatgaatgtaagggctgtggaaaagccttcagccaTAGCTCAGCCCTTATTGCCCACCAGAGAGTTCACACTGAGGAGAAACCCTATCAGTGTAAAGATTGTGGGAAAGCCTTCAAATGGAAGTCAGGTCTCATacagcatcagagaattcacactggggaGAAGCCATATCACTGTCAGGAATGTGGGAAGACCTTTGGTCAGAGTTCAGCCCTTATTGCTCATCAGAGCATTCACtctgaagagaaattttataaatgtagggaatgtgggaaggcctttaATTGGAAGTCACCTCTCgttcaacatcagagaattcatactggagaaaaaccataTAAATGTGGTGAATGTGGCAAAGCCTTTAGTCAGAACTCAGCTCTTATTGTACACAAAAGTTCCCATAccggagagaagccttatgagtgtatggaatgtgggaaagctttccaTTGGAATTCATACCTCATTCAACACCAGAGAATTCACAcgggagagaaaccttatgaatgtaaggaATGTGGGAGAGCTTTTAGCCAAAGCTCGGcccttactgtacatcagagaattcacactggagagagacCTTATCAATGTAAGGAATGTGGGAAGGCTTTCAGTCGGAGTTCAGCCCTTATTGAACATAGCAAAATTCATAccggagagaaaccttataaatgtaaggAGTGTGGAAAGTCCTTTAATAGAAAGTCACATCTCGTTCGACATCAGCGTTCTCATTGGAGAGAAGTATAA